In a single window of the Lynx canadensis isolate LIC74 chromosome E2, mLynCan4.pri.v2, whole genome shotgun sequence genome:
- the MVD gene encoding diphosphomevalonate decarboxylase isoform X2: protein MASEEKPLVVVTCTAPVNIAVIKYWGKRDEDLVLPINSSLSVTLHQDQLKTTTTAAISKDFTEDRIWLNGREEDVGQPRLQACLREIRRLARKRRSTGDEDPPPLSLSYKVHIASVNNFPTAAGLASSAAGHACLAYTLARVYGVDSDLSEAARRGSGSACRSLYGGFVEWQMGERADGKDSVARQVAPESHWPELRVLILVVSAERKPMGSTAGMQTSVETSPLLRFRAEAVVPGRMVEMTHCVRERDFQGFGRLTMKDSNQFHATCLDTFPPISYLSDISRRIIRLVHCFNAHHGQTKVAYTFDAGPNAVVFTLDDTVPEFVAAVRHCFPPESNGDKFLKGLPVRPASLSDELRAALDVDPTPGGVKYIIATQVGPGPQTLDDPHAHLLGPDGLPKPAA from the exons ATGGCCTCCGAGGAGAAGCCGCTGGTGGTCGTGACCTGCACCGCGCCGGTCAACATCGCGGTCATCAAGTACT GGGGGAAGCGCGATGAGGACCTGGTCCTGCCCATCAACTCCTCTCTGAGCGTCACCTTGCACCAAGACCAG TTAAAAACCACCACCACGGCCGCCATCAGCAAGGATTTCACCGAGGACCGGATTTGGCTGAATGGCCGGGAGGAAGATGTGGGGCAGCCACGCCTCCAGGCCTGCCTCAGGGAGA TCCGCCGCCTGGCCCGGAAGCGGAGGAGCACCGGCGACGAGGACCCGCCGCCCCTCAGCCTCAGCTACAAGGTTCACATCGCATCGGTGAACAACTTCCCCACGGCCGCGGGCCTGGCCTCCTCCGCGGCTGGTCATGCCTGCCTAG CCTACACCCTGGCCCGGGTCTACGGGGTGGACAGCGACCTCTCGGAAGCGGCCCGCCGGGGCTCGGGCAGCGCCTGTCGGAGCCTGTACGGCGGCTTCGTGGAGTGGCAGATGGGGGAGCGGGCCGACGGGAAGGACAGCGTCGCCCGGCAGGTGGCCCCCGAGTCACACTGGCCCGAACTCCGAGTCCTCATACTTGTG GTGAGCGCGGAGCGCAAGCCGATGGGCAGCACGGCGGGCATGCAGACCAGCGTGGAGACCAGCCCCCTGCTgagg TTCCGGGCCGAGGCGGTGGTGCCGGGGCGCATGGTGGAGATGACCCACTGTGTCCGGGAGCGGGACTTCCAGGGTTTCGGCCGGCTGACCATGAAGGACAGCAACCAGTTCCACGCCACCTGCCTGGACACCTTCCCGCCCATCTCCTATCTCAGCGACATCTCCAGACGCATCATCCGCCTCGTGCACTGCTTCAACGCCCACCACGGGCAGACCAAG GTGGCGTACACGTTTGACGCGGGCCCCAACGCTGTGGTCTTTACCCTGGACGACACCGTGCCCGAGTTCGTGGCTGCCGTGAGGCACTGCTTTCCCCCCGAGTCCAACGGAGACAA GTTTCTGAAGGGGCTGCCCGTGAGGCCTGCCTCACTCTCAGACGAGCTGCGGGCCGCGCTGGATGTGGATCCCACCCCCGGCGGCGTCAAGTACATCATTGCCACGCAG GTGGGCCCCGGGCCTCAAACGCTGGACGACCCTCACGCCCACCTCCTGGGCCCCGACGGCCTGCCGAAGCCAGCTGCTTGA
- the SNAI3 gene encoding zinc finger protein SNAI3, with the protein MPRSFLVKTHSSHRVSNYRQLETQREIHGACSACGGLAVPLLLPDKAASSTPGDPPLPWDRTSAVCPISLPLPRTEEARGASGPDPLEGSRADLWTGRAPSEPLKDSLNHLNLPPLRVPPTRWPPIAGPDGGQAPDRRQAAPGGLGRPHCHKPCHLRAPRCFTCRFCDKEYASLGALKMHIRTHTLPCLCSVCGKAFSRPWLLQGHIRTHTGEKPYTCSHCGRAFADRSNLRAHLQTHSDTKKYQCNSCARTFSRMSLLARHEESGCRRGP; encoded by the exons ATGCCGCGCTCCTTCCTGGTGAAAACGCACTCCAGCCACAGGGTCTCCAACTACAGGCAGCTGGAGACGCAGAGAG AAATTCATGGCGCCTGTTCTGCCTGCGGGGGGCTGGcggtgcccctcctcctcccagacaAGGCGGCCTCTTCCACCCCTGGTGACCCTCCCCTGCCGTGGGACCGCACCTCTGCCGTCtgccccatctccctgccccttccgCGTACTGAGGAAGCTCGGGGGGCCTCCGGGCCAGACCCCCTGGAAGGCAGCCGGGCGGACCTCTGGACCGGCCGGGCCCCCAGCGAGCCCCTCAAAGACAGCCTGAACCACCTCAACCTGCCCCCGCTGCGGGTTCCGCCCACGCGGTGGCCCCCGATCGCGGGCCCGGACGGGGGCCAGGCTCCAGACAGACGCCAGGCGGCCCCGGGGGGCCTCGGGCGGCCGCACTGCCACAAGCCCTGCCACCTGCGGGCGCCCCGCTGCTTCACCTGCAGGTTCTGTGACAAGGAGTACGCCAGCCTGGGCGCCCTCAAGATGCACATCCGCACGCACACGctgccctgcctctgctctgtcTGCGGCAAGGCCTTCTCCAGGCCCTGGCTGCTGCAGGGCCACATCCGGACCCACACAG GTGAGAAGCCGTACACCTGCTCACACTGCGGCAGGGCCTTCGCCGACCGCTCCAATCTCCGGGCCCACCTGCAGACACACTCGGACACCAAGAAATACCAGTGCAACAGCTGCGCCAGGACCTTCTCCCGCATGTCGCTCCTGGCGCGGCACGAGGAGTCTGGCTGCCGCCGCGGCCCCTGA
- the MVD gene encoding diphosphomevalonate decarboxylase isoform X1 — protein sequence MASEEKPLVVVTCTAPVNIAVIKYWGKRDEDLVLPINSSLSVTLHQDQLKTTTTAAISKDFTEDRIWLNGREEDVGQPRLQACLREIRRLARKRRSTGDEDPPPLSLSYKVHIASVNNFPTAAGLASSAAGHACLAYTLARVYGVDSDLSEAARRGSGSACRSLYGGFVEWQMGERADGKDSVARQVAPESHWPELRVLILVVSAERKPMGSTAGMQTSVETSPLLRFRAEAVVPGRMVEMTHCVRERDFQGFGRLTMKDSNQFHATCLDTFPPISYLSDISRRIIRLVHCFNAHHGQTKVAYTFDAGPNAVVFTLDDTVPEFVAAVRHCFPPESNGDKLLLFWEHGHGLTLAPGCFPLKLRPPFLATVARFSRTRARLRVCVCEVKYTPRVTHRVSSLEGRNRWPYAFHWVPEPVHVPRGDLPLPSRSAAPAPGSHCCSSCVESAVCTPSVGSSGRAARLSPGF from the exons ATGGCCTCCGAGGAGAAGCCGCTGGTGGTCGTGACCTGCACCGCGCCGGTCAACATCGCGGTCATCAAGTACT GGGGGAAGCGCGATGAGGACCTGGTCCTGCCCATCAACTCCTCTCTGAGCGTCACCTTGCACCAAGACCAG TTAAAAACCACCACCACGGCCGCCATCAGCAAGGATTTCACCGAGGACCGGATTTGGCTGAATGGCCGGGAGGAAGATGTGGGGCAGCCACGCCTCCAGGCCTGCCTCAGGGAGA TCCGCCGCCTGGCCCGGAAGCGGAGGAGCACCGGCGACGAGGACCCGCCGCCCCTCAGCCTCAGCTACAAGGTTCACATCGCATCGGTGAACAACTTCCCCACGGCCGCGGGCCTGGCCTCCTCCGCGGCTGGTCATGCCTGCCTAG CCTACACCCTGGCCCGGGTCTACGGGGTGGACAGCGACCTCTCGGAAGCGGCCCGCCGGGGCTCGGGCAGCGCCTGTCGGAGCCTGTACGGCGGCTTCGTGGAGTGGCAGATGGGGGAGCGGGCCGACGGGAAGGACAGCGTCGCCCGGCAGGTGGCCCCCGAGTCACACTGGCCCGAACTCCGAGTCCTCATACTTGTG GTGAGCGCGGAGCGCAAGCCGATGGGCAGCACGGCGGGCATGCAGACCAGCGTGGAGACCAGCCCCCTGCTgagg TTCCGGGCCGAGGCGGTGGTGCCGGGGCGCATGGTGGAGATGACCCACTGTGTCCGGGAGCGGGACTTCCAGGGTTTCGGCCGGCTGACCATGAAGGACAGCAACCAGTTCCACGCCACCTGCCTGGACACCTTCCCGCCCATCTCCTATCTCAGCGACATCTCCAGACGCATCATCCGCCTCGTGCACTGCTTCAACGCCCACCACGGGCAGACCAAG GTGGCGTACACGTTTGACGCGGGCCCCAACGCTGTGGTCTTTACCCTGGACGACACCGTGCCCGAGTTCGTGGCTGCCGTGAGGCACTGCTTTCCCCCCGAGTCCAACGGAGACAA GCTTTTGCTGTTCTGGGAACACGGCCACGGACTCACACTTGCACCGGGGTGTTTCCCTCTTAAGCTTCGTCCCCCCTTCCTGGCCACCGTGGCCAGGTTCTCGCGCACGCGCGCCCGGCTGCGTGTCTGCGTGTGTGAGGTCAAATACACGCCACGCGTTACTCACCGCGTCAGCAGCCTCGAAGGGCGCAACCGGTGGCCTTACGCATTTCATTGGGTTCCCGAGCCCGTGCACGTCCCCAGAGGagacctgcccctcccctcccgcagtgccgcccccgcccccggcagccACTGCTGCTCTTCCTGTGTTGAGTCTGCTGTCTGCACACCTTCCGTCGGGAGCTCAGGACGTGCGGCCCGTCTCTCCCCAGGTTTCTGA
- the MVD gene encoding diphosphomevalonate decarboxylase isoform X3 produces MASEEKPLVVVTCTAPVNIAVIKYWGKRDEDLVLPINSSLSVTLHQDQLKTTTTAAISKDFTEDRIWLNGREEDVGQPRLQACLREIRRLARKRRSTGDEDPPPLSLSYKVHIASVNNFPTAAGLASSAAGHACLAYTLARVYGVDSDLSEAARRGSGSACRSLYGGFVEWQMGERADGKDSVARQVAPESHWPELRVLILVVSAERKPMGSTAGMQTSVETSPLLRFRAEAVVPGRMVEMTHCVRERDFQGFGRLTMKDSNQFHATCLDTFPPISYLSDISRRIIRLVHCFNAHHGQTKVAYTFDAGPNAVVFTLDDTVPEFVAAVRHCFPPESNGDNAAPAPGSHCCSSCVESAVCTPSVGSSGRAARLSPGF; encoded by the exons ATGGCCTCCGAGGAGAAGCCGCTGGTGGTCGTGACCTGCACCGCGCCGGTCAACATCGCGGTCATCAAGTACT GGGGGAAGCGCGATGAGGACCTGGTCCTGCCCATCAACTCCTCTCTGAGCGTCACCTTGCACCAAGACCAG TTAAAAACCACCACCACGGCCGCCATCAGCAAGGATTTCACCGAGGACCGGATTTGGCTGAATGGCCGGGAGGAAGATGTGGGGCAGCCACGCCTCCAGGCCTGCCTCAGGGAGA TCCGCCGCCTGGCCCGGAAGCGGAGGAGCACCGGCGACGAGGACCCGCCGCCCCTCAGCCTCAGCTACAAGGTTCACATCGCATCGGTGAACAACTTCCCCACGGCCGCGGGCCTGGCCTCCTCCGCGGCTGGTCATGCCTGCCTAG CCTACACCCTGGCCCGGGTCTACGGGGTGGACAGCGACCTCTCGGAAGCGGCCCGCCGGGGCTCGGGCAGCGCCTGTCGGAGCCTGTACGGCGGCTTCGTGGAGTGGCAGATGGGGGAGCGGGCCGACGGGAAGGACAGCGTCGCCCGGCAGGTGGCCCCCGAGTCACACTGGCCCGAACTCCGAGTCCTCATACTTGTG GTGAGCGCGGAGCGCAAGCCGATGGGCAGCACGGCGGGCATGCAGACCAGCGTGGAGACCAGCCCCCTGCTgagg TTCCGGGCCGAGGCGGTGGTGCCGGGGCGCATGGTGGAGATGACCCACTGTGTCCGGGAGCGGGACTTCCAGGGTTTCGGCCGGCTGACCATGAAGGACAGCAACCAGTTCCACGCCACCTGCCTGGACACCTTCCCGCCCATCTCCTATCTCAGCGACATCTCCAGACGCATCATCCGCCTCGTGCACTGCTTCAACGCCCACCACGGGCAGACCAAG GTGGCGTACACGTTTGACGCGGGCCCCAACGCTGTGGTCTTTACCCTGGACGACACCGTGCCCGAGTTCGTGGCTGCCGTGAGGCACTGCTTTCCCCCCGAGTCCAACGGAGACAA tgccgcccccgcccccggcagccACTGCTGCTCTTCCTGTGTTGAGTCTGCTGTCTGCACACCTTCCGTCGGGAGCTCAGGACGTGCGGCCCGTCTCTCCCCAGGTTTCTGA
- the MVD gene encoding diphosphomevalonate decarboxylase isoform X4 — protein MASEEKPLVVVTCTAPVNIAVIKYWGKRDEDLVLPINSSLSVTLHQDQLKTTTTAAISKDFTEDRIWLNGREEDVGQPRLQACLREIRRLARKRRSTGDEDPPPLSLSYKVHIASVNNFPTAAGLASSAAGHACLAYTLARVYGVDSDLSEAARRGSGSACRSLYGGFVEWQMGERADGKDSVARQVAPESHWPELRVLILVVSAERKPMGSTAGMQTSVETSPLLRFRAEAVVPGRMVEMTHCVRERDFQGFGRLTMKDSNQFHATCLDTFPPISYLSDISRRIIRLVHCFNAHHGQTKVAYTFDAGPNAVVFTLDDTVPEFVAAVRHCFPPESNGDKSQPWGRVHGCAA, from the exons ATGGCCTCCGAGGAGAAGCCGCTGGTGGTCGTGACCTGCACCGCGCCGGTCAACATCGCGGTCATCAAGTACT GGGGGAAGCGCGATGAGGACCTGGTCCTGCCCATCAACTCCTCTCTGAGCGTCACCTTGCACCAAGACCAG TTAAAAACCACCACCACGGCCGCCATCAGCAAGGATTTCACCGAGGACCGGATTTGGCTGAATGGCCGGGAGGAAGATGTGGGGCAGCCACGCCTCCAGGCCTGCCTCAGGGAGA TCCGCCGCCTGGCCCGGAAGCGGAGGAGCACCGGCGACGAGGACCCGCCGCCCCTCAGCCTCAGCTACAAGGTTCACATCGCATCGGTGAACAACTTCCCCACGGCCGCGGGCCTGGCCTCCTCCGCGGCTGGTCATGCCTGCCTAG CCTACACCCTGGCCCGGGTCTACGGGGTGGACAGCGACCTCTCGGAAGCGGCCCGCCGGGGCTCGGGCAGCGCCTGTCGGAGCCTGTACGGCGGCTTCGTGGAGTGGCAGATGGGGGAGCGGGCCGACGGGAAGGACAGCGTCGCCCGGCAGGTGGCCCCCGAGTCACACTGGCCCGAACTCCGAGTCCTCATACTTGTG GTGAGCGCGGAGCGCAAGCCGATGGGCAGCACGGCGGGCATGCAGACCAGCGTGGAGACCAGCCCCCTGCTgagg TTCCGGGCCGAGGCGGTGGTGCCGGGGCGCATGGTGGAGATGACCCACTGTGTCCGGGAGCGGGACTTCCAGGGTTTCGGCCGGCTGACCATGAAGGACAGCAACCAGTTCCACGCCACCTGCCTGGACACCTTCCCGCCCATCTCCTATCTCAGCGACATCTCCAGACGCATCATCCGCCTCGTGCACTGCTTCAACGCCCACCACGGGCAGACCAAG GTGGCGTACACGTTTGACGCGGGCCCCAACGCTGTGGTCTTTACCCTGGACGACACCGTGCCCGAGTTCGTGGCTGCCGTGAGGCACTGCTTTCCCCCCGAGTCCAACGGAGACAA GTCACAGCCCTGGGGCCGCGTGCACGGGTGCGCAGCGTGA